The Prunus persica cultivar Lovell chromosome G8, Prunus_persica_NCBIv2, whole genome shotgun sequence genome includes a region encoding these proteins:
- the LOC18768880 gene encoding pentatricopeptide repeat-containing protein At4g21065, whose translation MEITTMSQAMQLHAQILKAGNQQNQNLSKLFTFSALSPSGDLSYARLILDSFPAPNSYYYNTMIRAYSQSSDPIQALLLFLPMLEDPTHHTPRPDKFTYPFLLKSCARLRLTHEGKQIHGLIAKSGLEWDRYIQHSLIHMYCLSGESGLAYMVFDRMPDRDVVSWTSMIDGLVEDGRPIEAIRLFEQMVDDGVEVNDATVVSVLRACAETGALGVGRRVHGVVEGRGIGLKANVNSALIDMYAKCACIKSAWQVFDDIVDKDVFAWTAMISGLASHGHCQDAIDLFSKMQGFGIKPDERTMTAVLSACRNAGQVAEGYAYLRSMQNEYGVRPTIQHYGCMVDLLARAGHLKEAEEFIRKMPIEPDVVMCRNLIWACKVHKDTERAERLIIHLRQPKMGSNDSGSYVLIGNVYASAGKWHDKARVRELMKQKGLVKPPGFSRIELDGEIHEFAVGDSGHPEAETIYRKLEEIEDNLRKEGYDPKLSEVLLEIDDEEKAFQLSHHSEKLALAFGLIRTSPGSEIRIVKNLRSCENCHAVMKLISKVYQREIIMRDRIRFHHFKNGDCSCRDYW comes from the coding sequence ATGGAGATCACCACCATGTCCCAAGCCATGCAGCTCCATGCCCAAATCCTCAAAGCAGGCAACCAGCAAAACCAAAACCTCTCAAAGCTCTTCACGTTCTCTGCTCTGTCTCCCTCCGGAGACCTCTCCTACGCCCGTCTCATTTTAGACTCATTCCCTGCCCCAAACTCTTACTACTACAACACCATGATCCGAGCCTACTCTCAAAGCTCCGACCCGATTCAAGCCCTCCTTCTCTTTCTACCTATGCTTGAAGACCCGACCCACCACACGCCCCGTCCCGACAAGTTCACATACCCTTTCCTCCTCAAGTCCTGTGCCCGTTTGAGACTGACCCATGAAGGAAAACAGATTCATGGGTTGATAGCGAAGTCGGGTCTCGAGTGGGACCGGTATATCCAGCACTCATTGATACATATGTACTGTTTGAGTGGCGAGTCGGGTCTTGCTTATATGGTGTTCGACAGAATGCCTGACAGAGATGTGGTGTCATGGACCTCAATGATTGATGGGCTCGTTGAGGATGGTAGGCCCATCGAGGCAATAAGGTTGTTTGAGCAAATGGTGGATGATGGGGTGGAGGTGAATGATGCGACGGTCGTGTCGGTTTTGAGAGCTTGTGCAGAGACAGGGGCTTTAGGCGTTGGGAGGAGAGTGCATGGGGTTGTTGAAGGTAGAGGGATTGGTTTGAAGGCTAATGTTAATAGTGCCCTTATTGATATGTACGCAAAATGTGCGTGCATAAAGAGTGCATGGCAGGTTTTTGATGACATTGTGGACAAAGATGTTTTTGCATGGACGGCTATGATATCGGGCCTTGCTAGCCATGGTCATTGTCAAGATGCTATTGACTTGTTCAGTAAGATGCAAGGTTTTGGTATTAAACCTGATGAGAGGACAATGACTGCAGTTCTATCGGCGTGTAGGAATGCAGGTCAGGTGGCAGAAGGTTATGCATATTTGAGAAGTATGCAAAATGAATATGGAGTTAGGCCTACAATTCAACACTATGGATGCATGGTAGACCTCCTTGCTCGAGCAGGTCATTTGAAAGAGGCTGAAGAGTTCATCAGAAAAATGCCCATTGAACCTGATGTGGTTATGTGTAGAAACTTGATATGGGCTTGCAAGGTCCACAAGGATACTGAGAGAGCCGAGCGTTTGATAATACATCTTAGGCAGCCAAAGATGGGTTCAAATGATAGCGGAAGTTATGTACTTATTGGCAATGTGTATGCATCAGCGGGAAAATGGCATGACAAGGCAAGGGTTAGAGAATTAATGAAGCAAAAAGGACTAGTAAAACCACCAGGGTTTAGTAGGATTGAGTTAGACGGAGAAATTCATGAATTTGCCGTAGGAGATTCAGGTCACCCGGAAGCAGAAACAATATACAGAAAATTGGAAGAAATAGAAGATAATTTGAGGAAAGAAGGGTATGATCCAAAGCTTTCAGAGGTTTTGCTTGAAATTGATGATGAGGAGAAAGCTTTTCAATTGAGTCACCACAGTGAGAAGCTTGCTCTTGCCTTTGGTCTAATTAGAACAAGTCCGGGGTCTGAAATTCGGATTGTGAAAAACTTGCGATCTTGTGAGAACTGCCATGCTGTTATGAAACTAATTTCAAAGGTATACCAACGAGAGATAATAATGAGGGATCGAATACGATTCCACCATTTCAAGAATGGGGATTGCTCTTGCAGGGATTACTGGTGA